A region of the Mus caroli chromosome 7, CAROLI_EIJ_v1.1, whole genome shotgun sequence genome:
CACTCTGCTCCTTTATTAAGTGTCTTCAAGTCGTTTTCCATCCAGATTCTTCCAGGCAGCTCCACAGCAAATGTGGACTGAGGACAGGAAATGGATCTGAAAGAACACTCTAGAAAGCAGGATGTAGGTCTACAACCTTTCTTCCCAAATGAGAgagcttcctttttcctcttcttttttgaaatagggtctttaCTATGTTGCCCAGGATGGATTTGAACCTAcacttctgccttagcctcctagtgctgggactgcaggcatatACTACGCTCATCTTGATGTTGTCATTTCAATCACTCAGACAGGGACAAAATTTAGGAGACTACcatctttgtgttttttgttttttttttttttccaagtcacaAATTTGGTAAACAGGTGAGACTTTGGTCTTTATTTTGGGGAGCATATGAAGCAAGATGAGGTGATCTTTCCTGGACAGGACCTATTCCTCCTAGACTGTTAGCAGAGGCACAGGAAACTACATGGAATAGGtgtggaggtgagggtggggagtAAGGTCAATTGGGAAGCCACACATTAGCAAGCTTGAGGATGAGTCAAGGTATGCAGATGGCCAGCTCTGTTGACAGCCACAGCCAGCCAGGCCCCACTGACCTCACAGTAGGGAAAAATAGAGTTGTTATATAGATGTTAAGATTTGGAAAGGCTTCCTAACTCAGGTTCTAGAGGTAACCAAGCCTTGAGAAACTGGTAATACTGATTATACTGGGCTTGCTAATGGTAGCAGGGCTTGGACATTAGCCTCTATTCCATCCCTCCCTATCCCATTTCTTGAATTACAGGAAGACAATTTAGAGCCAGGGCTGAAGAACTCTCTGCTCCAACTGGACCACAGCTTAAGTCATGGGCAGGAACACGGGCCCAAAAATCAGAGAGAGTTGTGTGAGTGGAAATGCGTACCAAAACCTCAAGGATCTTCATACCAAAGTCCCAAAGCAGACACACCTGGAAGGGTGGCCcagaatcagaaaacaaacaacagggaATCTGAGAACCAAAAGCAAGCTAGACAAGAATAAAATGAGTGTCTGCAGGGCACTGAGAAAACACTGAGATATGGGATCATGGCCGGATCTGAGTGTACAGGATTAGGAACCTAAGACAGCTGTGAAGTAAGGTCCAGGACAGGACAGCAGGCAGGCACTTCAGATGTTAGGTGGGAACTCTTCTGCCACCTAGGTCACTAAGATCTCTGTCGGGTTCAGTGACGGTGTACAGCCATTTCAAAGTGCTTTGCTCTGACCAAGTTAGGGCGGTAATTCCTCTTCCCCCAAACCTGAGACATCCTGCTGCTGTTTGACTACTGCTgagtgtcttagagttttactgctgtgaacagacaccatgaccaaggcaagtcttaaaaaggccaacatttaattggggctggcttataggtttagtccattatcaaggcgGGGACATGGTagcatcaaggcaggcatggtgcagaagctgagagttctccatcttcatctgaaggctgttagtggaagactgacttccaggcaggtagggttagggtcttaagcccacacccacacttACACATCTGctaaaggccacacctcctaatagggtcactccctgggccaagcacatacaaatcttcacatttcactccctggcccccatagacttgttcaaacatatgaggcTATAAGGGCCACAGCTAAACAcagcataatacaaaatacatttatacCAATTTCCagagtccccatagtctatagcagctcaacaatgttaaaagttcaaagtcactgtagagatggctcaatggttaggagatctgactgctcttccagaggtcctgagttcaattcccagcaaccacatggtggctcaccaccatctgtaatgggatccaatgccctcttctggtgtgtctgaagacagctacagcgtactcatatacataaaataaataaaaaaataaaatcttaaaaaaaaaagttcaaagtctcttctgagattcatccaatcactttaTTGTAATCCCAATAGCAAGACAgcaaaccagctgggcaaactccaaacgctgcatctccatgtctgataccgtagcagtcttcagatctcctactctctttttatctttgttgagTGCAACAAACTCCTTTCCCCTGGGTAGGTTCCACTccgttagcagctttcctcagcagatagcccacggCTCTGGCACGTCAAACATCTTGAGGTCTCCAAGGCATCCTCAATGTTACAGctttttgtttcaatgtctgggatccacacaagACCTTTTGGGCTCCAACAAAGCACTGGAAGCTCAGGTAGATCATGTTGCCAAGCCAAAACTCCTTTGCACGACTCCTTGAGTCCTAGGACATCAACTACAACTGAagctacaccttcaccaatggcctcccatggcctctcacagtgccaagtctcagctgttcttcatgaccccttcatgccttcaaaaccagtaccaccagggtgactcttacacattacccaGTACAACTGCCACACAAGGTAcaatcttggctatctctggaacacagcttctttgtgctctaagaaaacacttcccagaagttATCACCTCACTGATACTGGTCTCtacttaatcactgctaatttcttagctccagctaatcagAATCAATTGTCCccgtagtcccttctatttttctaaagccagagccacatggctgaaactgCCATGTTCTGTTGCTTGCTGCGACTGGAACATGGCtcccccttattctattaccagctttctgtgtTCCAACTCCCAttctgcctaagcttggctttcctggaacttgttctcTAGACTAACTTTGAGCTCAGAGACCTGCAGGCCtgtctcctaaacactgggattaaaggtgtggtccagccgggcagtggtggcacatgcctgtaattccagcacttgggaggcagaggcaggcggatttctgagttctggtctacagagtgagttccaggacagtcaggacttcacagagaaaccctgtctcgaacaacaaaacaaaaaacaaaaaacaaaacaaaaggtatgGTCCACCAAGTCTGGATTTAAGCGGATTTAAGTTCCTCTTCACTTAGAGCCTGATCAGTcgaaggctggccttaaactcagagatccacttggcttaatcttttgggattaaaggtgtgtaccaccatgcctggatctaaatttagctggagAGGATCTTGCCCAAGAGTCCCAACCCCATAATCTGCTGTCTCCTAGAACACacgattcagctccatttcactccctggtgcccctttaatacttcatatattttgtataaaagGGCAGAGATGAAGCAAAATATTTCGTGTTACTCATTTGCAACCCCATTACCCTCCTGTCTAGACACTGCAATTTTAGCTGAAAGTGTcatcattttctatttatatggGTTCCAAGCCTCATGCTGTATCACCTCCTGGGAATTCTTCTCTAATCTCACAGACCTTTGTCTTACCCTTCTTCATggacatagttttaaaaaaaaaaaaaccagccgggcgtggtggcgcacgcctttaatcccagcactcgggaggcagaggcaggcggNtttctgagttcgaggccagcctggtctacaaagtgagctccaggacagccagagctatgaagagaaaccctgtctcgaaaaaccaaaaaaagaaaaaaaaaaaaaaaaaaaaaacacctccataaaccccacccacacccagcaATCTCACTTCAGAGCTTTGCATTGTTGATGCTCAAAACACACCTGATACTACTGGGACCTAAGTTAGTAAATAAATATAGTGTGTGGACGGACACTGACTCTCTTAATGTGGGAGCTAAGGAATCACCTGATCTCCTCATGTGACGTCATAGTCTTGGCCCTGGTCTTATGGCTAAAATGTTCTAGggtcaaatctttcttttgtgGCAGAAggaacaccccccctccccccaaaaaaggtgGTCTGAAGCACAAGAGAATGAAACAAACCTAGCTCTcctgtcgggggggggggggactctgtGAGGTAAGTATTAGTGGCCAAGCCTGAATCATTTGGGCTAGGTCACACCACTCAATAAATCCGAATACCAATGCCTTATTAGTGGCCAAGCCTGAATCATTTGGGCTAGGTCACACCACTCAATAAATCCGAATACCAATGCCTTCTGTGCATACCTCTAAGGCCCTGACTGTGAAACAGACTGAAACTGTCAGACTGCTTTTGGGGTCCTCTTAGAAGAGTATGACTCCCTGGGCAAAGAAATAATACTCCAAGCCTGCTTCTCACTGGCATGCTCCTCTGAGCAGCACAAGCACAGGGGCAGACACTGAAGAGAGCCAAACCTGCTAAggcaaagaaatcaagaacaagCTAGAACCAGAGATCAACAGCCACAGCCCTCCAAAATGGTGGAGAACAGCAAGGAAGAGGACCCCATAGTTCAGTAATTCACATTGCCAAGTGTGAAGGAGGAACATGAGACAGATGAAAAGCAGCTGAAGACAGCTCCCCTGGTCAGGTTCTCACTACCTGGCTCATTACATCAGGCTGTGAAACAAGCCTGAGCAACCTCGGTGTGGGTGCTTGCTGAGCATGCTCCCTGCAGAAGGTGGCTGGCAGGGGACCGACTTCTGGGATTCTACACAGGCAGAGACATTTCCTCATCAGCATTCTGCTGCAGCTAACTCCACATCTCAGAACTTGTTCTCTTTTCCCTCACCTATAAACTAGCATTCTTAATTTCCTTTGAATGACCAGATGGACACTCAAATTTCCCCAAGTTCAGCCTGATCCTTCAAAATACTTGCTATAGCTTTGACAGACATTTTTCTCATGTTCAGGTTTCCTTTCAGAACGAATCTAATGGTTTCTTTCTCTAAATGTAATTCTTCAGCCATCCTTCTCACTGTTAACTGCTTGTTCACACAAAGTCCTTGACCTTTTGGATATTTGCATCCGTCCTGTGGGTGACTGGACGGTTACTTCATGCATCATCTCGGACATTTTCCCACCCTTCTTTAAACCTTTTGTGCCAGTCAAATACTCAAGCCCTCGACACCACTTCACCCCCCATACGCTTCTTTCAAAAGTGGTGGGTCTTACTTGCAGCCTTGTTCGATTTTACGCAAAATTTGATACTAATTCTTTGTTCTAAATAGCGGCCACTCATTTTGGCACAAAACCATACAGGAACGTTATCAGGCCAGGACTGTGAGAAGCCTGAGGTAAAAATCTCTAGGGTGCTGCTGGCCTAATCATCGCACTATTCCTGCCCCTCTGGAAGCCACCAGGGAAGTTACTGCTTTTCTGAGCTTTTACCCTTAGCGTCTAGTCAAGGTGTGCGGCTAGCAATCTAGCACTAACCGGGTCACAGAGTAACCGAAAGGCAAAACGGGTAAAAATTAAATCCTCTACAACCCATGTTTGCGTTCAACCCGCAAGTGGAGTTTCAAAGCAGTCACAAGGGTCGTCCCGAATCTGTTGCCTTTAAGAGTCTACGGTGACTCACGCAATGGACGCATGAACCGTGACAACTTTTACACAAGCCGGGCAGACGCAGCCGTGAAGTAACGTTCTAGCTTGCCCTGGATCTGCAGGAACCCGCACACAACAAACTACCGGAGTAACCTGGGGTTGCGCTCGCAAGTCCCGGGAGACTACAGCACATGCGCAATTCCTTCCTTGCGCGGGTTGGGTTGTGCGCATGTGCATTGAGACTACGCGGCTGGCCCGACCCTCTCTAGTGCGCATGCCCGCCCGCAGGGACGGTCGCCTGCGAAGAGGGCGGGGGCGGATGgctgagggaagagagggcaCCCTCCAGCGCCAGGGTGCATTGTGGGAAGGAGGCGGCAGCGTCCCGGGCGGGCTGGAGgtgcagcagcggcggcggcggcggtaaATCCTCCCGGCCGCACACAGCACTGTGGAGCCGCGGCCCCAGCCCAGCCTCGGCCCGCGCGCCCCTCCTGCCCCTCGCGGCTTCGCGCACCAGCCCCTCCTCCGCGCGCGGCCTTGCGGAGCCGGCCGGCCGGCCCAGCTCCCCTCCCCGGCCCCGCGGGGCGGCCGCGCTGCCCTGACGaggcggggaggggagggctggacCGGCCGGCGGCCGGACGACCATGCCGAACTTCTGCGCTGCCCCCAACTGCACACGGAAGAGCACGCAGTCTGACCTGGCCTTCTTCAGGTTCCCGCGGGACCCGGCCAGGTGAGTGGGGCGCGGAAGCTGCAGGGACTTGGGCGCACGTGCGCTCGCGGGCACCCGGCCCAGTGGGTGCCACCCGGGGGCGCGAAGGCGGATGAAGTGGGCGCTTAGCGCCTTCGGTCGTCCGACGCGGTTCCTTAGCTGTCAAAGAAGTAACCCTTCTCCAGGGCTGTGTTCCCAGGGGCCCTGCCTTCCCCCGCGTCACTGGTCTCTTGTAGGACAGTGTTTCTGTTTGGAGTCGATCGAGCCGCTTTCTTTGATCTTAAATCAGGTCACAACTGCCTCCTTCGGACTTGTCAACCTAGTGTTCAAATGCCGACCGTTACTCATTGTCTCCCTTGGTTGTTGGTGTTGGGACCACAGAGGACGAGTGTGAGGGCGTGGGAATATGGTATTGCAACTTCACTTTTCCTTGGGGTAGTTTATAATCTGGGTCGTACTCTGAGAATCATAGGGACTTAGTGTGATAGGCAGCAGGTAGTTCTCAGGGCTCTCCTGTTggctcattcatttaaaaatcagtgCTAAACCATGTTTGAAGCACTCGTGTCAGGTGCTGGAGACTCGAGTGAATTTTGTCACGGACCGCAGAAAGCACCTAATCCACGGAGAGAGAGCAGATCTATCAACGAGTGCTGAATATAGCATGATAATAAttgagcaaatatttattgaaagccGACAATTGGTAGAAATTGGTCTGAGTATGAGAGTGGGTAACATGAACCAATGaaaatccctcctctcagaagTTACATTCAAGTCTTGGGAAATTGgcaagtaaaatatttataatagcgTGTCCAATAATGAAGAATATCCTGAAGAAAAAATACAGCAGGGGTTGGAAGGGCTTTTAGCTAGGGAACAggtggaaagatagctcagtgctgAAGAGCACTTATACtcgcagaagacctgggttctataCCCACATCAGgtcacttcagttccaggggattacacaacctcttctggccttcctgtGTACCAGGTATGCTCAAAGGGCAAAACGCTCGTGCATATACCAGAGCAGATTAAAGAAAGAAGCATAGCCAGGGAGCTGAGCAGTGGAcattgtctgtaatcccagtgctgaggaggccgGGAGAATGGAGATTTGAAGCTGGCCTGGGTtagaataagttccaggccagttagggCTGTagtgtgagatcttgtctcatgaacccattaaaaaaaaaagtataaaaaagggAGGCACCGTTTCTATTTTAAACATAACAGAAAAAAGTCTCACCACAATGaatctgaacaacaacaacaaaaaattgaatCAGGGAAGGGCACAGCCGTGCAATATGTTGGAAAAGCATCTGGAAACAGTAAGAGTGAAGTCGAGGCATGCTTGCTGGTTTATATGGGAGACGGAAATTGTTTAGGAAATTGTTGTCCATGGAAGACATTCTGGTGTTTATCCTGAGTGAAGTGGGAGAGTTTAGAGCTGCAAGAGTTCTTAACAGGATTTTTGGCTGCTTGTTAGTTGTAGGGAAGTAAAGATACAAGCAGGAAGACCAAGGGAAGACTTGCAATAATCCAGATCagtagaagaggatgaagaggtaAATTGATGCCTTTAGATAAGGTTTGAAGATGAAGCCAACAGGATTTACTAGTTTGGATGTAGTTTATAAGAGAAAGGGTCAAGACTAACTTCTGAgattatgtgtgggtgtgggtgtggggtgtgtgtatgtggaggccagagggcatccTGTGTCGTGCTCTATTATTACTCCTTTACGAAAGGATCTGACAACCTGTAGCCAGATTCAGCCaaccccagcaatcctcctgtctccactcctcAAAGTGTTAGAGTTACAGGAGTTTTTAACATAAAACAGTTACTGACATAAAGATTGGAGTATTAGTCTGTTCGGAAGATATTATAAGTTTGATTTATAGTGTGATACCTGGTAGGCTTGGGCAGGCAGAGATGTCTTCAGCCAGAGGATGGAGTTTAGCACTAAAGAACCTGATTAGCATGCATGAGGTTCTAGGTTctgtcccctgtactgggggaaATAGAAATATCTTCATACCGCATATGAAAATGAACTTTATATGGCTGCTTCTCTTTTTCTACAATGTCatcaatattttgtcttttttttttttccccctaagatgGTTTCTCTatgtgccctggctgtcctggaacttactctgttaGACCAGGAGGTCTGCCTGCTTTTGTCTCCTAAGTGCCGAAATcaaaggagtgagccaccatgcttggaatagatttctgttttggtttaggtctctttataaatatgtttatatatttgaatcGATCTTGGATGTGTGGTTGAtggccttttaaaatatattcattttattaatttatttattgaagacaaggtctcattcaGCCTAgactagaattcactatgtaacccaagcAGGCTTTGAACTAGCTGCAATCCTTGTTCTtcagtctcctcagtgctggaattataggcatgaaccaccatgcctagcttgttttgtctttaatgtTTAGATTGACAGtcacttgaaatttatttttgtttatgttgtgAAATTACTAGTCCAGGTTTAGTTTCTTCATAACGATACCATATTCAGTACtgattgtttaaagaaaaaatacgTCTTCACTGCTGTTCAAGCTACTTGGgggtttttaaaaagtggtttgtTTTCAGTTTAGGGATTCAGTTGAATCAGTAAATCAGTTTGGGGGAAATAATGTGTTTAGAGTTTGTTTTTATGAACTTATGTacctctgtttgtttttaagagagagatTATACATCTTTCCCAATATTTATTCCTAGATGTCTGATATGGAAACACATAGGATTAATCACTTGGGCTTTTCTGCCCCATACTCACTCAGTTCTTGAGTTGCTGTTGGTATCAAAACACTTTTACCTTAGAGATACTGTGGACagcagtgtctgtgtgtgggatCTCCAGAGATTAAGAATTTACAAATGTAACTgtaaactgggcagtggtggcacacaccttaatcccagcacttgggaggcaggggtaggcggatttctgagttcgaggccagcctggtccacagtgtgagttccaggacagccagggctctacggagaaaccctgtctcagaaaagaaaaacaatagcagcagcagtagcagcaaataataataataatgatacatATTTGCCTTAAAACAAACTTTGGATTTTtgaggtctcactatgtggcattgcctggcttggaactcattggGATCTCCCTTCTGCTTTTTaggtactaggattaaaggcatgtactaccatgcctggcataaaTTATGTTTTGAAATAGACTCTTCTATATAGCTTAGACTTGTCTCAAATCCagagtcttcctgcctcagcctcccaagtactgagagtataggtgtgtgccactatgcccagcccaGATGCTAAAATTTAAAGTTTGAGTTTATAgttcataattatattttgattttatttatagatGCCAGAAGTGGGTTGAGAATTGTAGGAGAGCAGACTTAGAAGATAAAACACCAGATCAACTAAATAAACATTATCGACTTTGTGCCAAACACTTTGAGACCTCTATGATTTGTAGAACTGTAAGTAATAGCCAGCttggcttctcttctctcctacagtctgttttttatttatttatttattattggaatGTCTACCTATATCCTACCATTTAAGTTGAAGATAGTTTGGAGTTTAATAGTATCTTGTTCTcaaaaatgtggttttttttttttttttttttttttttaaaccctcaGTTCCTGATGCCCCATCCCCCTTCACTAGAAGTAACAACTTTTAAGTGTGTAGAAAATATAGTATGGGTATGTATCTCAAGCAATTTTCCTAGAGTTCTGTTTCTTTAatgtggttctggggatagaacctGGAGTCTTCTATATTAGGCAAGTGTTTTACCACTGAGTCAGCCCCTGTTCCTCTCTAGAGCATTCTTGTGAATGACAGTTCCATCTAGACCATTGTCTTGGTGTTTATGATTTGCATGTCCTCTTAAGAAGCAGCCCTTACTTGGTTTCCACTATTTAATTTTGGAAGGCTAGCTAAAACAAGAGTCAGTATCACACAAGTAACATGAAAAATGTTCTCCTACCCCGACTTTTCCCTTGGCCCTGATTTTAAAGATACCAGATCAGGTAGCCTTTTTGAAATCTTACGATTTCtaatgttcttggattctgttattactatgattcataaaagccagagccaggcagatttgaTTGACATGTATGAACCACTATAGAAACTAATAAGGAAGAGCTTTGTAAATCCTTAGTGTTCTTACTTTAGTATAACTAACATTTTATGTTAGGTTTGGTATAGAAATAAACTTGAAGGTACACTATATATTGCTGTGCAgcaatttattttgatattttttttcagatgcaTTTTGCAGAGGCATCAGAAAACTAAAGAATGattgggttattttatttctcaatatTAATTGAAGCAGATACTTGTGAAGTCATTGGGAGGTGAGCCAATTCTGGTTCAACAATTTAATCACAAATACttgagggatttttttatttttttatttttttgccttgttttattACAAGTGTAATACTCTTCAGCCAAAAAGTCTCATATGTGTAAAAGGCAAACTACTTTTGTGTTCTTGACATTCAGTAAAAATATCacagatcttttaaaatatacaagccttgctttttattttagtataGTAAATATCTCTTAGTTTTATAGAGAGATAATTTCAATGagattaatttgaaattttaaaatatagctcaCTATTGTAGCTGACTTTATTCAGCGTATATATCAGAAAGATTAGTTAGTTTTGCTTTTCCCAAAAGATTCTTTCATCTTATATAAATTAACCCAAAtgtgggaaatttttttttcctatatgtgTAGAACAAGCAGATGTTGAAAGCCAGCTTGTAcgataattatattaaaatatgtaagcCCTTTGGCTTCATTAGTTTGGCATTTAAGATCTTGTTAACATACATGAGTAGTTCTGCCAAAACcacaatttttattatctttgatGCTAGAGTAAGATCAGTGTTGTTCCTTTAAATTGCCAAAGAGTAAACCTTGGTATGGAGTTAAAATTGTTCATGTGAGTTAGATATAATCCTTTGacacatgtatttataaattaatatagaATGTCCCAGTTTTCATTCACAGTCTAGTTTTTCTTATCTTTGCTTTGACTgctagatttaaattttttttttttaaagatttatttatttattatatgtaattacactgtagctgtcttcagacactccagaagagggtgccagatctcgttacggatggttgttagccaccatgtggttgctgggatttgaactctggacctttggaagagcagtcgggtgctcttacctactcagccatctcaccagcccgatttaaaattttttaattgtttagaaTATCTTATCCCTCCCTCAATCACCCAGCTTTTTGATGTTGACTATGTTTATTTTGAGACTTTGGTTTAGTGAGAAAGTGGAAAAACTTGGGGAATCATGGAGTTTGCTTCCCTCTGTAGCTTTGTCCATAACCAATCCCAGCTCAGACTTTCAGGTGACTCAAAGTTCTAGTTCAGCACAGCAGTAGAGTATCACTTAGAACTTGCATTTCAGCCTGGCATGGTAACGCATCCTGGAATTCCAGCGGTCGGGAGGCAGGGTAGATGGGATTCTGAGTTGAGATCCATCTGAGCAAATACAGTGAGACCATGTCCCAACATACCAAGAAATTAAATATagtgataataatagtaatacatTGAGACTTCCTTTTGTCTTCTGGGATGTGTGAGATTgaattagaaaacatttaactcTGAGTAGCAGTTCTCCCTGAGTATTTCAGCATCTCTTTGAATGGAACCCAGAGAATATGTTCCACATACAGATATTTTCCTGTGCTGTTTTCCCAATCTCCCTTACCAAGGTAAAAAAATTAGATCATTTTTCAGAAGTCAGCTTTGAAATCAGTAGTACCAAaagttctttcaaataaaagtgtGCTTTGTGTTTTTTATTGTAGCTAGAGGGAGAAATAAAAGCCACTGTCTCTTTGAATTAGAGAGCAAGAATAATAGTTATTTATAAGTTACTCTCCTTAGTTAATTTCTTGTTGTCCCAGCTTCCTCTTGGCTCACTATAG
Encoded here:
- the Gvqw3 gene encoding LOW QUALITY PROTEIN: protein GVQW3 (The sequence of the model RefSeq protein was modified relative to this genomic sequence to represent the inferred CDS: inserted 1 base in 1 codon; substituted 3 bases at 3 genomic stop codons), with product MSGRYLEQRISIKFCVKSNKAASKTHHFXKKRMGGEVVSRAXVFDWHKRFKEGWENVRDDAXSNRPVTHRTDANIQKVKDXCVNKQLTVRRMAEELHLEKETIRFVLKGNLNMRKMSVKAIASILKDQAELGEI